The Elaeis guineensis isolate ETL-2024a chromosome 5, EG11, whole genome shotgun sequence DNA segment ATGGTGCTTTGTTGTGGTTCAATCCTAGCAGTTAGGGGGGTGATTTCTCGTTCCACTGTGACCGCATCTTCAGTGAAGCCGACTAACGGTATCGAGATTTTTCTGAGTCGGTCAATCGACAATTTCAtttgggagaaggtcgagtaaaacagaatgtcagttgagcttccattatcaataagtatcatttttacatcataattcactATTGTTGCTGAAACAACAGTAGCATCAACGTGGGGAGTTTGAattccccgagcatcttcctTCGAGAAGGTTATTACATCATGGAGTCTTGGTCGCTTCGTTGACTCCTGGTCAGAAGTTGCCCCCTGATCCAGCCATCTggtgatcatgttgatgactcctacGGTCGATTGGTTATTCATAGCTTCCTTAGTCGtttggggtcgtcgatcgggaGGGGGTTGAGTCGACGGCTCCCTCctaaattttttgaggtagctATGTCGTATCAGGgcttctatttcatccttgagctggatgcattgttaGGTGTCGTGGCCGTCGTCTCGTTGAAACCGACAATACTTTCTTCAGTCATGATTTCTTGCTTTCATCGACGGAGAGTGTTGTAGATATtccgccccttcgatctccatgaggatctgtGTACGAGGAGCATAGAGAGGGGTATAGGAATTATACCTATTATGTGTTGGCCTCTTACTCCGTCGTCAGGGTGAGGCTTGCTTATTGGATGGGAGCCTACTTGTTTCAATCGGAGCCCCactcttcttttgctttttcttttgatCTTTGTTTTCTGACTGGtgccggtcagaagctccttcatccgcacGCATGTATTTATAGCACGTTCTAAGAGTTCAGCATACATCTGAGGAAGGATTTTATTCAGTGAGTACGTGAATCGAGATCCCCTCATATCTCTTTTCATGATCGATATTGCCATATCTTCGTTAAAGTCcctgacctcaagcgtggccgcattgaatcggacCACGAAATCTCAGAGTATTTTggtctctccttgtttgatcaaaaagagactatccgaggttcgtggcggcctccgactggtgctgaaatggaccacgaaggaaTGTTCTAGCTACTCGAAGAAGTGGGTACTTTCCGATCGAAGCCCAGAGTACCATGCCCGAGCAGCTTTTCGAAGTATAGTCGAGAAGCCGATGCACAGGAGGACGTCGGTTGCTCcctggattgtcatgagagctttgtagctctcaaggtgattGATTGGATCGGTAGAAccgtcatagggctccacatgcggcatcttaAATCGAGTCAGGATCGGTTCGTTCAAAataagtcgagagagaggctgggcgataTAAAAATCGAAGTCGTTTGACGATTTCTGACCGTCTGTCTGGAGCTgaacgagtcggcggtcgattttctCAAACTTATGTTTGTAGTCTTCAAGCCATTGGTGGTAGGAGACTCCGAAGGttgatcctctcaatgaattagagacagacggtgttcgcggtcgcttctccttccttgctcgatcTAACTGGGAAGGAGAGGGGCACCGTTAATGGTGGATGGCGCGTCGAGAGTATCGCGAGTGTCGCTGCTCATCCCGTTGAGAGAGCCGAGATCGCCATTCTGGTGGAGACGGAGATCGTCACGAATGACAGCGGCTATGCTTGGAAGGCGCTGAGTGTGCCACCGATTGCTCCACCGACGGTTGTAGTGGTTGGATTTGCtgttgttggaggtttttgactgCCTCCGCGAGGACGTTCATTTGTTGCACGATTGCAACAATCTGAGTGTCTGTGGTAACCACGGAATGTGGAGAACTGGACTTTGTTACCAAAGGCAGGAGAGGGGCCTCTTTCCGATGGGAAGAGTGTCTCGCCGAGTCGGTCGCCATTGATCGTTGAGCTCTGATTCTCGTCATTGCGAGTTTTCTTCTTACCGCTATCTTTCCCCTTCCTGGCACGCCAATCTGTTGCTGCCAATCCTCTCGTCGCCTGTTCGTcggaaacgagcacctgcaaaatgaaatcCGCACTGATCGAAGTTGTCTCCGGTGaaaaccctccgatgcttaagttagagaggAAGACTGGACGACAGTAGTATGAAAATAGAGACAGAGTTCAACGTATAAAAATTagcttatcaaaatttattttcttaccccctttttatagagtagatcgTCATAACTATCGAATATGATCCAACATTTAGCAACGTAGAATCACAGAACGATAATCTCGTAGTGGATTATTAATCTCCATAGATTACGCTGTGGTATCAGTAGAGTAACCGTCCGTAAcgattatgatatatttgaataagTCGACTGTGCGTCGAAAATCGATTGTTGATTAGTAATTCTGAAATACCGACGGCCGAAATAATTTATTATCTGTAAAATCCGAACATCGACCACCTACCAATCTTAATTCGATGAGAAATATTCGATCGATCGGCCGAGAGTAATGCTGGTGTGTCAAATTGACGATCGCTTTCAGGATCATCTTTGTTTATTGGACATGAGTCGAGTGTCGAGCGGATTGCACCGGAGGTCAGTCGGTTTTATCCCAAAAGTTCTTAAATATCACTTTCCCAACTTTATGGTTCTAAAATGTCTGAAGTTCGCAATACATCAGGAGCATTTGGATTTCAAAGCAAAGGAATGCCAAATAAGATTTACCACAAGGCCTGTTTAAGATTACACATCTCAACCATTtacaaggaaaaagaaagagataccAGTTGCATGTATGTGCGGTTGTCATGAAACAAATGACGATGCATTTTTTAAGTTGGAAGTGGACTAAATATTCATTGCAATTAACACATGCTGACAATCGCCATGAAGTTCCTGCAAGACAACCAACGAATAATAAAACAAGCGTTAGACAAACTTCCAGCAAAATCAAACGTCTTTTGCACCAGCGTCTGAACTCAAAGCAATTGCAGATCCCAAATTGCAGAAATGATTTAATATCCCCTTACACAGTAAGGCACTGGATGTTCGTTTCAGCTGTCAACGACTTCAACGAGGGTTGATTCATAGTCACTGGGTGCCTCGAAACCATGGAGATTCATCACGGTAGCAGCAACATTGGCAAGACCAGCAGTGGGCAAATCCTGTCGGAATCTGACACCTGGAGCAAGCCCAGGACCTCCAATGGCAATGGGAACCTGCAAAATTTTTGATAGATAATGAGTTTGTGCAAGAGACTTCGAAATAAAGGCACAATAACAAGCCTGAGTATCTCAGATTAAGTAAGAAAATGATTAACACCTGACAAACAAAAACAAGCGCTCAACTGTTTTAACAGGAGAAGTTATACACACTAATGCAAtgatagccaaaaaaaaaaacgataggtttaaaaatattaatgaatAATAACACAACTCCCTGTCCATGAAAAGGTTTTGCTATTCACAAGATAAAGCAGCTAAAATACAGTACATAAATCAGTCACCATTTGATGAAGATTGCAGAGGTAATTACCAATGACAAACCACATGGTCGAACAAAAACAACCAACTTATTTCCTAAAATATCTATGGTAGCATCTATAGGTGAGGCACAATGAGACCAACCAGCTTATAATTAAGTACAGGCCTTTTTTCAGTTTATGCATACGTTCTGTTTATTGTGGGGTCATCAGACAGCTGCAGTTTTATGTCTACCATTGGGGGAAAAAAAGATTAGAGAAGACCTCCATGGTCTTTTGGTTCTCAAGTAGTAAACGTTTGCTATTTCAATCAGCAGAATGTTGAAAGCTGAACTGTACTTCCCTAATATTTTTTTTCCCCTTGAGAGTACATACGACCAATAACAGTTTGAACaattatatttttggttgttggCTTTCACTTACATGGTGCACTCAAGTGCGCCTGTCTGTACAGTGTATGTATTATTCTCCAAGTTGAACTCTTAATCTCATTTAATCAATGGGTAAATGTATCTTCAGGTTTCAACCATTTATTACTTGATCCGCTTCTATGGAAGTAACCAGGTCACCTGTCACTCACTTAAGAGGTTCCACCCACAAAAAAGTATAAGCCGGTATTGGAAATGTCAACCAAGTTTATGATGCACAAGAATCAGTTAATTTGTGGCAATTGCTGAGAAATGAAAGGCTTGAGGCCGATTTTTGATCTAGGCATCCCACAAATTAACTGATTCTTGAAGTTTATCACACGAGTAGCGTATCCTATCTGCACATGACAGAGTTCAATATGAGCCAAATAATAATTGGCTAGGAAACTAAATTTATGGTTGGAAATGTTGTGTAGAACAAGATTCTTGAACCATATGAACCACAATAGAGCATGGGAATATAGAATAAAAaaggctgaattagatttttttttttaaatcctcaaCAGATTATTTGCCTTATGTGGAACCTTGCTATGCAAAATAAGTTTGTTGGGTGaaaatatatataacaatatatgAGCACCGTTAAATGAAGCAGAGGTACTGAAGCAGCAGTaagaaaactatttttaaaatcttttgaaCCATTAATTGAATTGATCAGTCATTTCAGACAGCAAATCCATGCATCCATAAGATAGAGGTCAAATAGTTAATTATACATATGAAAATTAAACAAAGCTTTTATGGAAAGATAACAAAAAGATTAGCAATCAATTATCAAATCTTTCCCAAAGTAGccaaaataatatattactagtgaTTTACAGCAAACGAGATTTCCACATTGCTATCTTCATCAAGTCGCAATTGCTTGTATAAACTGAAATATTAGGCCAACTGAACTTACCAGTGCTAACAGATTGGTAGATGAATATCATGAATCATCTAACAGATATGCTGGATATAACAGAAGATACAACTCTTCAAATACTTTCTACACTACCGGTGATTAGGACCACATATGCCACAGGCAATCCTTAACAAAAGTCATAATTCCACCAGAAACTAAAAACTATAAGTGCATTTGCAAAGGACCATCAAGCAGACAGTAAAGCTCGAACAGCCATTGAAATTCTTTAGCTGAATAGTAACATGAATGAGGTAATCAATGTTAAAAGTTGAACAAATAGAACAGGTAGAGATATCGAAGTCAAACATTCAAGCTGAACCAAACTAGCAAATGACCCCTCACGATTATAATTATCAAATTACTTGAACCATGGCAACCATAACAACTGAATTGGAGAAAAGGGGAAAAAATCTCCCGATGTGTAGTTGGCACTCTTGCGGGCTACATTCATGGAGTAACAAAAGGTAGCCCATTTTAACATCCTACAAGCATACACACCCTATGCAATTGTCTGCCATGCACCTTATTATTTATAGGGCCTAAGCGCCTTGGACATTTTTTTCGAAATGAAACACCTCCCTTATTATAATTATTTGGGAGTGATGCTCCCACAAATGCAACATAAATCCAAAAGTTTGGTCTAGAATTAATGACAATTATGATGGTCGTGATCAGATAGCAATAACAGCCAAAAATTATGGTTTTATTCATTAAAATGGTCAAGACAATGATGCAAGGAAGAATCAAACTACAACAGAGGTCAGTATGCATACTGGTTGAAGTGTATGGGAAGTAAGGATTTGAATGTTTCCATTTTTGTCGAGTTGTGGTTGGCCAGATTTGTTCCTTTTTATCATGTCTTCTGCATTCCCATGATCAGCAGTGACAACATAGATGCCACCCACTTGCTCAACAGCATCCAGTATCATCTGAAAGAACATTGGATTGTCATGGGCATTTTGCCAGTAAGGATCAACCAGAATAATTCAATCAGAATGAGATTATGAGACTTTTTGCCAGAATGACATAACTCTCATTCATTCATTCAGATCTGTCTAAATTACTTTGATATTACTGCAAGTCAATTTTTCTTATAAGTACCAATTGGATTATATAGGAACgaaaactaaaaatataaaaccaccttTACCAAAATAGCATGTACAAGGAAGACCGCTAATTGTTGCTTAATATAATGGAAAGTAAGATCCCAATGGCACTATAGGTCCACCAAAAACTATAATTCTCTCCATTCAAATGGACAGATGTTAGGAAGATGAATTTCTTTACTCCACTGAAACTTAACCTATCACTGGATAATATTTCATATTTCTAATATCTGGTTTGGAATACTTAAATTCTGCAAGAGATTGCATTATCGTGTCAGTGGCTCCCAAACTACTAAATTCTTTTTAGGCCAAATATTAGCATCCCTAGCACCAATTTAACTTTTCAGGAGAGCTCCCCTTTTTTTCCTTGTTTTGCTCTCAAGATTTCCCATTTTCTTTTGTATCTTTAGTACTTTTATATGTCAGAAAGCCAGCCTTGTTTGGTCGGTCTGCTGACATGCATCGCTGGAGCAAACCCAGATAATCCATCCCTTCTTGGTTGCAGATTCTCATCAATTAATGCACAAAAAAATCCTACCCAAACAAGTTCATCTTAGATATTCATAGATTAATTTAATGTTCGCTTCAAATTTTGTGAAATGCTGCAAGACATATAAAATTGAAAGTGATACAACACAGAATATTAAAAGCAAATCCAGGTTAACTTTATAGCCAGACACATGGAATTGCTTTCTCGTTCtcatattttatatacttttGAGAATGACAGGAAAGGAAAAAACTGAAAACAGCATCGATTTGGGGTAAAAGTCTAAAATACCACCACCGCAAATTGAACAATAGCACAAGAagtcagttgacatataaaacaTTACCTTCACAGCTTCATCAGCAGCCTTGCAACCCACAATGGTGGCTTCAATGTCACCAGTATGGCCCACCATATCTCCATTAGGTAGGTTGACACGGacctacatatatttatatactaCTAAATAAAAGGCCATATCATTGAAATCCTTTTCTTCTAACAGCCGATACATTACCTGGTGGAACTTGTGGCTTAGGATAGCATCCGTAGCCTTTTCAGCAATTTCTAAGGCCTTCATCTTTGGTTGAACATTGAATGAGATCCCAGTATCACTTGGAATTTCTACATATTCTTCCATGTTTGGATCAAAGTATCCCGACCGGTTTCCATTCCAGAAAAAGGTGACATGACCAAATTTGACAGTCTCActattacataaaatataaaataaaattaatatgtgCCTGTAATTAGTAGTAACACATACAAAGCAGTCTCATGAATAGGCAATTGAGAATAACAAAGGCACGATTAAACTGTGGGCCTTCAATGATATACtaaaaatgataaataattatAGCAACGGTAATTCTAAATCATAATTTAGATTCAGTATCTCAGTTTAGAAAACCTCGTATTATAAAATTAAACATTAGAACTCCAGATTCACAAATTAATATGGACTACAAACTTTAGAAACAGAGTATGAAACTTAATGTACAGTAATTTGAAACACAGAAACCAGTACACAGGTCAAATGAGAATCTATTGAACAACGTAGGGACATCATCCCAGGAAGCAAATTTGGAAAAACATAAAATGAATCTCTTAATGACTTGGTCAGATGTTTCTTTTTATTGTCCTAATCAAGGTGCCACAATTCAGTAAAAATTTAGCCAAGATTATGCAGAATATGTATAAAGTAAAACGGCATCACACAATCCAATCTTACCAACAAGAATTGTCTGAATTGATTCACGAATGAAAATTTAGCCAAGGTAGCTAAGAAGAAATTGTTCTGGCTCAAGCAAGACTGATTTATACATAGAAAAGATGTCATGTCTTCTACAATTCACCATGTAATGAATATTCTAGTGTTCTTCTACCAAAGCTTCCACATGGCTGCAGTCACTTCTCCTCTGCACCATCTGTGATAGTGCACAGAAGAAAATAAGTGGTGGGAAAAGAGAAGTTTCTTCCATACGGCCAGGTCAGATATTCTTATTGTGAGTCTCTGTAGTAAAGCTTATGACTAGGTGGGAGAAGTGAAGGATGGGGAGATGATTTACAACTTGAATTTTCTTCAATTGCAGCACTGCTAAGGAGAGAAGTGTCATAAATTATACTAATTATTTATCTCCATGACATTTACTAACAACACAAATAACattcaaaaaatcaaatatatatGAGGATATGaatcaataaagaaggatttcAGCATCAACTTAATCTAGAGTTCAGGATCCCAAAATACTGTAAACACATTCATCATAAGCTCTATTGGggtaaaaatctttgagattcaATTTGATGATCTTGTACAAAGACTTTTACCAACTCAAGCTGAAAGTTAAATGCCAAGCATTCAAATTAATTAATGTAATTGGACAGCTACACAAGCAACCAAGCTAAGGAGAAAGATAAAGGTATTTGGAAAATATAATAGTTTCAtgggaagaaaagcaaaatgactgCATAATTAAGCACTTTTTTGTAATTGGTTGTAAAAAATGAAATGCATAAGTCTGTGAAAGCCATCAATTCCAAACTATTGCATAGCAcatcacctgcaagcaaaagtacGGATGCCATTGTGCACTAAGTATTCACCAGATGTCCTCTCAATCTCTGGAGGAGAAACAAGATAGTGGCTTGGAAGCTTTAATTCACCATCATACTGAAGCATTCCAGCATAATGAATCTTTGGGAACTGTACACGATCAAATTTGTCAAAATTCTCATACTCTAGAGCTTTAGCAATCATAACCATACGATCTGCTCGGAAGTTGAATGTCACGACAGCATCACCATCAACAATAGGTCCAACCGCCTTGCCACTCTCATCAACTATAACAAAAGGGGGCAAGTACTGGTCATTGGCTTTGGGATCTTCCCTCAGCTTTTTCACTGCTTCAAGAGCACTTCGAAACTTGTATGGTGCTTCACCCAGAACCTGAGCATCCCAGCCGCGCTTAACAACCTCCCAGTCATTCTGCAAAATCATTTT contains these protein-coding regions:
- the LOC140858068 gene encoding 2,3-bisphosphoglycerate-independent phosphoglycerate mutase-like isoform X1, giving the protein MGKKDCRSSSRLPELESYRTFMIGYGLDLRGAPERWRLLKAHGTAVGLPTDDDMGNSEVGHNALGAGRIYAQGAKLVDLALASGKIYEGEGFKYIQECFDQGTLHLIGLLSDGGVHSRLDQLQLLLKGASEHGAKRIRVHILTDGRDVLDGTSVGFVEMLENDLSKLWEEGIDAQIASGGGRMYVTMDRYENDWEVVKRGWDAQVLGEAPYKFRSALEAVKKLREDPKANDQYLPPFVIVDESGKAVGPIVDGDAVVTFNFRADRMVMIAKALEYENFDKFDRVQFPKIHYAGMLQYDGELKLPSHYLVSPPEIERTSGEYLVHNGIRTFACSETVKFGHVTFFWNGNRSGYFDPNMEEYVEIPSDTGISFNVQPKMKALEIAEKATDAILSHKFHQVRVNLPNGDMVGHTGDIEATIVGCKAADEAVKMILDAVEQVGGIYVVTADHGNAEDMIKRNKSGQPQLDKNGNIQILTSHTLQPVPIAIGGPGLAPGVRFRQDLPTAGLANVAATVMNLHGFEAPSDYESTLVEVVDS
- the LOC140858068 gene encoding 2,3-bisphosphoglycerate-independent phosphoglycerate mutase-like isoform X6; this encodes MGTSEFSWKLADHPKLPKGKTVAVVVLDGWGEGNPDKYNCIHVAETPTMDSLKKGAPERWRLLKAHGTAVGLPTDDDMGNSEVGHNALGAGRIYAQGAKLVDLALASGKIYEGEGFKYIQECFDQGTLHLIGLLSDGGVHSRLDQLQLLLKGASEHGAKRIRVHILTDGRDVLDGTSVGFVEMLENDLSKLWEEGIDAQIASGGGRMYVTMDRYENDWEVVKRGWDAQVLGEAPYKFRSALEAVKKLREDPKANDQYLPPFVIVDESGKAVGPIVDGDAVVTFNFRADRMVMIAKALEYENFDKFDRVQFPKIHYAGMLQYDGELKLPSHYLVSPPEIERTSGEYLVHNGIRTFACSETVKFGHVTFFWNGNRSGYFDPNMEEYVEIPSDTGISFNVQPKMKALEIAEKATDAILSHKFHQVRVNLPNGDMVGHTGDIEATIVGCKAADEAVKMILDAVEQVGGIYVVTADHGNAEDMIKRNKSGQPQLDKNGNIQILTSHTLQPVPIAIGGPGLAPGVRFRQDLPTAGLANVAATVMNLHGFEAPSDYESTLVEVVDS
- the LOC140858068 gene encoding 2,3-bisphosphoglycerate-independent phosphoglycerate mutase-like isoform X2 → MIGYGLDLRGAPERWRLLKAHGTAVGLPTDDDMGNSEVGHNALGAGRIYAQGAKLVDLALASGKIYEGEGFKYIQECFDQGTLHLIGLLSDGGVHSRLDQLQLLLKGASEHGAKRIRVHILTDGRDVLDGTSVGFVEMLENDLSKLWEEGIDAQIASGGGRMYVTMDRYENDWEVVKRGWDAQVLGEAPYKFRSALEAVKKLREDPKANDQYLPPFVIVDESGKAVGPIVDGDAVVTFNFRADRMVMIAKALEYENFDKFDRVQFPKIHYAGMLQYDGELKLPSHYLVSPPEIERTSGEYLVHNGIRTFACSETVKFGHVTFFWNGNRSGYFDPNMEEYVEIPSDTGISFNVQPKMKALEIAEKATDAILSHKFHQVRVNLPNGDMVGHTGDIEATIVGCKAADEAVKMILDAVEQVGGIYVVTADHGNAEDMIKRNKSGQPQLDKNGNIQILTSHTLQPVPIAIGGPGLAPGVRFRQDLPTAGLANVAATVMNLHGFEAPSDYESTLVEVVDS
- the LOC140858068 gene encoding 2,3-bisphosphoglycerate-independent phosphoglycerate mutase-like isoform X4 — its product is MGKKDCRSSSRLPELESYRTFMIGYGLDLRGAPERWRLLKAHGTAVGLPTDDDMGNSEVGHNALGAGRIYAQGAKLVDLALASGKIYEGEGFKYIQECFDQGTLHLIGLLSDGGVHSRLDQLQLLLKGASEHGAKRIRVHILTDGRDVLDGTSVGFVEMLENDLSKLWEEGIDAQIASGGGRMYVTMDRYENDWEVVKRGWDAQVLGEAPYKFRSALEAVKKLREDPKANDQYLPPFVIVDESGKAVGPIVDGDAVVTFNFRADRMVMIAKALEYENFDKFDRVQFPKIHYAGMLQYDGELKLPSHYLVSPPEIERTSGEYLVHNGIRTFACSETVKFGHVTFFWNGNRSGYFDPNMEEYVEIPSDTGISFNVQPKMKALEIAEKATDAILSHKFHQVRVNLPNGDMVGHTGDIEATIVGCKAADEAVKVPIAIGGPGLAPGVRFRQDLPTAGLANVAATVMNLHGFEAPSDYESTLVEVVDS
- the LOC140858068 gene encoding 2,3-bisphosphoglycerate-independent phosphoglycerate mutase-like isoform X5; amino-acid sequence: MGNSEVGHNALGAGRIYAQGAKLVDLALASGKIYEGEGFKYIQECFDQGTLHLIGLLSDGGVHSRLDQLQLLLKGASEHGAKRIRVHILTDGRDVLDGTSVGFVEMLENDLSKLWEEGIDAQIASGGGRMYVTMDRYENDWEVVKRGWDAQVLGEAPYKFRSALEAVKKLREDPKANDQYLPPFVIVDESGKAVGPIVDGDAVVTFNFRADRMVMIAKALEYENFDKFDRVQFPKIHYAGMLQYDGELKLPSHYLVSPPEIERTSGEYLVHNGIRTFACSETVKFGHVTFFWNGNRSGYFDPNMEEYVEIPSDTGISFNVQPKMKALEIAEKATDAILSHKFHQVRVNLPNGDMVGHTGDIEATIVGCKAADEAVKMILDAVEQVGGIYVVTADHGNAEDMIKRNKSGQPQLDKNGNIQILTSHTLQPVPIAIGGPGLAPGVRFRQDLPTAGLANVAATVMNLHGFEAPSDYESTLVEVVDS
- the LOC140858068 gene encoding 2,3-bisphosphoglycerate-independent phosphoglycerate mutase-like isoform X3, which encodes MDSLKKGAPERWRLLKAHGTAVGLPTDDDMGNSEVGHNALGAGRIYAQGAKLVDLALASGKIYEGEGFKYIQECFDQGTLHLIGLLSDGGVHSRLDQLQLLLKGASEHGAKRIRVHILTDGRDVLDGTSVGFVEMLENDLSKLWEEGIDAQIASGGGRMYVTMDRYENDWEVVKRGWDAQVLGEAPYKFRSALEAVKKLREDPKANDQYLPPFVIVDESGKAVGPIVDGDAVVTFNFRADRMVMIAKALEYENFDKFDRVQFPKIHYAGMLQYDGELKLPSHYLVSPPEIERTSGEYLVHNGIRTFACSETVKFGHVTFFWNGNRSGYFDPNMEEYVEIPSDTGISFNVQPKMKALEIAEKATDAILSHKFHQVRVNLPNGDMVGHTGDIEATIVGCKAADEAVKMILDAVEQVGGIYVVTADHGNAEDMIKRNKSGQPQLDKNGNIQILTSHTLQPVPIAIGGPGLAPGVRFRQDLPTAGLANVAATVMNLHGFEAPSDYESTLVEVVDS